GGCTCATGGCAAATGCTCCAAACATTGGATTTAAAGTCCATCCAAATATCGGTATCCACACACCTGCTGCAAGAGGTATACCGATTATATTGTAGATAAATGCCCAGAAGAGGTTCTCCTTGATATTTCTCATTGCTGCCATGCTGAGCCTTATCGCCGCAGGCACATCCAGCAGTGAACTCTTCACAAGAACTATATCGGCAGCATCTATGGCGATATCTGTTCCCGCCCCTATTGCAATTCCAATGTTTGCCCTCGTGAGCGCAGGCGCATCGTTTATTCCGTCGCCGACCATTATGACATTTGCATCGTCCATGAGCTCTCTGACGACCTTCTCCTTGCCATCAGGAAGCACTCCGGCGATAACTCTGTCTACTCCGACCTGGGCTCCGATCGCCTTTGCAGTCCTCTCATTGTCACCTGTGAGCATAACTATCGAGAGTCCCATCTTCTGCATCTCCTCTACAGCCTTCCTGCTCTCCTCCTTCACAACATCCGCAACAGCGATTATACCAAGCACCTTTCCGTTTCCAGATTCCGGCTTGCCGGCAAAGAACATCGGTGTCTTTCCATGTTCTGCCAGCATGTCAGCCTGAACGTCCATCTCATCCGGGATCGTTGCTGATTCGCTTATATATTCTCTGTTTCCTCCCACCATCACCATTCCATCTACCACTCCGGAAAGTCCATGTCCCGGAGCTGCCCGGAACTGTGTGACACTGATGTCTTTTGTCTCCCTGGCATCACTGTACGCAGGATTGTCATTCCACTCGTCAACTATGGCCTTTGCCAGAGGGTGTTCACTCTTTCCTTCAAGCGCCGCTGCCAGCATGATAAGTCTTTCATTAGTTATACCCTCCGCGGGTATTATATCCGTAACAACCGGAGTACCCTTTGTTATTGTTCCCGTCTTATCGAGGACGACTATTCCTGTCTTGCCTGTCTCCTCCAAAGCTGTTGCAGTCTTAAACAGGATACCGTGCTTTGCACCCATTCCATTTCCAACCATGATCGCAACCGGTGTGGCAAGTCCCAGCGCACAAGGGCAGCTGATCACAAGTACAGATATTCCTCTCGCCAGCGCGTAGCCAACTTCCTTTCCGGCAATAAGCCATACGATCATAGTAACCACTGCAATAGCGATGACCACCGGCACGAACACCCCTGATACCTTGTCTGCTATCTTGGCTATCGGTGCCTTCGAAGCCGCTGCATCACTGACCATGTTGATGATTTTGGACAATGCAGTGTCACTTCCAACCTGTGTAGCCCTGCACTTCAAATATCCCGACTGGTTTATGGTTGCCGCCGACACCCGGCTTCCCTTGCTCTTGTCCACCGGTATGCTCTCACCCGAGAGCGTAGACTCATCCACTGCAGAATCTCCATCAAGTACGATTCCATCAACAGGAATGCTCTCTCCTGGTTTCACCACAAATATATCTCCGACAGCCACCTCGTCTATGCCCACCGCAACCTCCGCTCCGTCTCTTATGAGAACAGCAGTCTTAGGTGCAAGATCCATAAGTCCTTTTAAAGCATCCGTTGTACGTCCCTTGGAATATGCTTCAAGCGTCTTTCCAACGGTTATAAGAGCGAGTATCATGGCGGCAGACTCAAAATAAATGTCATGCATGAGTGTCATGACCTGAGCATCATCTCCCGCGGTCTGTGCCGCCGTCATGGCAAAGAGCACATATACACTGTATATAAATGATGCTCCGGAACCCATGGCGACCAGTGTATCCATGTTTGGAGCTCCGTGTATAGCACCCTTAAATCCACTGACAAAGAACTTCTGGTTGATGATCATCACCAATATGGTGAGAAGCATCTGTGTAAGTCCCATTGCCACATGGTTGCCGTCAAAGAACGATGGCAGCGGCCAGTTCCACATCATATGTCCCATTGATATATACATCAGAGGGATCAATATTATGACAGATGCCACAAGTCTTATCTTCATCTTTGACAGAGCCGCATCGCTCTCCGACTGTCCACCGCCCGAAGTCTTGTCGCTGCTTTTCGTCTGCGCTCCGCCATCTGCTGGAGAAGCGCCATATCCCGCTTTCTCCACGGCTGATATAATATCATCCCTTGAAGCAGTTCCGTCCACCATCATGGAGTTTGTCAGAAGATTGACCTGACATGTACTTACACCATCGACCTTGGAAACCGCCTTTTCTACTCTCGCACTACATGCACTGCAGCTCATTCCTGTCACATTGTATTTGTCCAATGCACACACCTTCTTTCTGTATTACATTTGTCATTTCATCCAGTTGCATAATTTCAGTTACATTATTTCAGTTATATTATTTCATAAGTCTTGTTATCGTATTTACAAGATCCTCTATCGTGTCATCCTTGCCATTTCTTATATCATCAGCCACACAGGTCCTGATATGCTCTGCAAGAAGTACCTTATTGAAGCTGTTGAGCGCCGCGTTTATGGCTGACACCTGGAGCACTATGTCTGTACAATAGGCATCATTTTCAAGCATTCCCTTGACGCCTCTTATCTGTCCTTCTATCCTGCTTAGTCTATTCATAAGTCTCTTGTATTCCTCATCTGTCCTCTGTCTCTTTCTGTCGCTGCAGCAGCATGCGTGTTCATCACTCATAGTATCCGCCTTTCCTCTGTAAATATTTGTACATGTATGATCTTTTATTTCATTTATCTATCTTTCGTATATTTTATATACCCTAGGGGGGTATTTGTCAATTCTTATTTCTTTATTGATAATCATAATCAATATCGCTATCTTGCTTGCCTACGGTTTATAACACAAAAAAATCCCTGTGAAAGATCTGAAATAAACAGATCGCTCACAGGGATCATATTCCTGTTATTCTGTATTTACTGCTCTGCAGTTATCACTCTATAACGCTTACTCTTCTACAGCATCTGTAGTATCATCCACCTGAAGATCAAGATCATTGATATCTATTGAACCATCATCAGATGAATCTGAAGAGTCATCTGATGCAGCGCTGTCATCCGTTATTGAAGCTCCGTCCTCATCGAGATCGGAACCATCTAAAGTCACAGTATCATCATCGCCACCTACCACTGTACTGTCAGTATATGAGAATGACTGTGTGTTGAGTACACTCTTGAGATCGATCAGTTCTCCTGTCTCAGCATTCAGCATGATAAGCTGCAAAGGATTTGAAATATCAAGACCGTCATCACTCTGTGAACTATCACCATCGCTAGTCTTTTCACACTGTGCAAATACCCATACAGGAAGATACTCGTACTTATCTCCATCCTTTATCTTATAGTAGGCAAGCTGCACGTTGTTAAACTCTATGCTACTGTACTGAGTCTTGTTCTCAGCATAATATGTGTTGACTGCCTTGGGAAGAGCCTTCACTGCATCCTCCCATGAGATAAGATCAACATTCTCCTTCTTGTCTCCTGTTGCCTTGAAATAATCGTAGCAGTATGCTGAAACAATGCCATTATCGTCTATCTGCAGCTCAAATGTCTCATCCATAGTGTCATACCATACATCATCTGACGAATTCAGTGAATCAATATTGTATACAGATGGTGTATACGGAGCTATTCCATCAACTGAGCGCTTGTATGTGATCACATATCCACTCTTCTCAGATGCAAGTGTGTTGTATGATGTATCGCTGTACTCCCATATAAGGTCTGTGCAACCTGTCTCAATTATGTCTGAGATTCCGCATCCAGCAAG
This sequence is a window from Coprococcus eutactus. Protein-coding genes within it:
- a CDS encoding heavy metal translocating P-type ATPase — encoded protein: MDKYNVTGMSCSACSARVEKAVSKVDGVSTCQVNLLTNSMMVDGTASRDDIISAVEKAGYGASPADGGAQTKSSDKTSGGGQSESDAALSKMKIRLVASVIILIPLMYISMGHMMWNWPLPSFFDGNHVAMGLTQMLLTILVMIINQKFFVSGFKGAIHGAPNMDTLVAMGSGASFIYSVYVLFAMTAAQTAGDDAQVMTLMHDIYFESAAMILALITVGKTLEAYSKGRTTDALKGLMDLAPKTAVLIRDGAEVAVGIDEVAVGDIFVVKPGESIPVDGIVLDGDSAVDESTLSGESIPVDKSKGSRVSAATINQSGYLKCRATQVGSDTALSKIINMVSDAAASKAPIAKIADKVSGVFVPVVIAIAVVTMIVWLIAGKEVGYALARGISVLVISCPCALGLATPVAIMVGNGMGAKHGILFKTATALEETGKTGIVVLDKTGTITKGTPVVTDIIPAEGITNERLIMLAAALEGKSEHPLAKAIVDEWNDNPAYSDARETKDISVTQFRAAPGHGLSGVVDGMVMVGGNREYISESATIPDEMDVQADMLAEHGKTPMFFAGKPESGNGKVLGIIAVADVVKEESRKAVEEMQKMGLSIVMLTGDNERTAKAIGAQVGVDRVIAGVLPDGKEKVVRELMDDANVIMVGDGINDAPALTRANIGIAIGAGTDIAIDAADIVLVKSSLLDVPAAIRLSMAAMRNIKENLFWAFIYNIIGIPLAAGVWIPIFGWTLNPMFGAFAMSLSSFCVVTNALRLNLADIYDKNNRYRIKEKYRSGSVGVKDEGSGRKGNDSDNTENNYIIENNHRIENEKGNDDMKKTMKIEGMMCGHCEARVKKCLEALPQVDLAEVSHEKGIAIVTLNADVDDAVLTKAVEDQDYKVISVQ
- a CDS encoding metal-sensing transcriptional repressor, with the protein product MSDEHACCCSDRKRQRTDEEYKRLMNRLSRIEGQIRGVKGMLENDAYCTDIVLQVSAINAALNSFNKVLLAEHIRTCVADDIRNGKDDTIEDLVNTITRLMK